The Pseudomonas sp. TH06 genome has a window encoding:
- a CDS encoding lysozyme inhibitor LprI family protein — translation MSPRLLLALTPLLFTPFAHAALDCANANDQATMNQCAGQDYKAADNELNAVYKQIKQRLQGNAEGTKLLVDAQRAWIGFRDAECTFSSSGVSGGSVYPLIYSSCLTGVTKVRVETLKQYLKCEEGDMGCPVPGA, via the coding sequence ATGTCCCCGCGCCTGCTTCTGGCCCTCACGCCACTTCTGTTTACCCCGTTCGCCCACGCCGCTCTCGACTGCGCCAACGCCAACGATCAGGCGACGATGAACCAGTGCGCCGGGCAGGATTACAAGGCGGCCGACAACGAGTTGAACGCGGTGTACAAGCAAATCAAACAGCGCTTGCAGGGCAATGCCGAGGGCACAAAACTGCTGGTTGATGCGCAGCGGGCGTGGATCGGGTTTCGTGACGCCGAGTGCACGTTTTCGTCATCGGGGGTTTCGGGCGGGAGTGTTTATCCGTTGATCTACAGCAGCTGCCTGACAGGGGTGACCAAGGTGCGGGTTGAGACGCTGAAACAGTATTTGAAGTGTGAGGAAGGTGACATGGGTTGCCCGGTGCCCGGGGCCTGA